A part of Thermoflexus hugenholtzii JAD2 genomic DNA contains:
- a CDS encoding metal-dependent hydrolase → MKGFTHFISALAAATFFPEVVQAAARGAIWPALAGIAALLPDALDFRLARWLEQPDLSVDFEEDPPDPAVIAEGIVAAVAMARREGRAVRLMLHTLRLGPDAWRRYRVRFDLEGGAVEVEVGPVVNTGGRPIRGGEEAGGRARRPLPSPVRYGYDPEITVDIFSGPSLAFCPEGEAVRVEFLPWHRAWSHSLVLAAALGTGVGMWWGWWPGVMVGLGYALHILEDQLGWMGSNLFWPFTRRRIPGLRWMRSVDPWPNFSVVWLSLILMLWNLDRFAGAPHLPAGFPLLGLLMPLLIWAVRRHPALRLPEAPEEEGEPEP, encoded by the coding sequence ATGAAGGGCTTCACCCACTTCATCTCCGCCCTTGCCGCGGCCACGTTTTTCCCCGAGGTGGTGCAGGCGGCGGCCCGGGGGGCGATCTGGCCCGCCCTGGCCGGCATCGCCGCGCTGCTCCCGGACGCCCTGGATTTCCGCCTCGCCCGGTGGTTGGAGCAACCGGATCTCTCCGTGGATTTTGAGGAGGATCCCCCGGATCCGGCGGTCATCGCGGAGGGGATCGTGGCGGCGGTGGCGATGGCCCGACGGGAGGGGCGGGCGGTCCGCCTGATGCTGCACACCCTGCGCTTGGGGCCGGACGCCTGGCGGCGCTACCGGGTGCGGTTCGACCTCGAGGGCGGGGCGGTGGAGGTCGAGGTGGGCCCGGTGGTGAACACCGGCGGGCGGCCGATTCGGGGGGGCGAGGAAGCGGGAGGGCGGGCCCGCCGTCCCCTTCCGAGCCCTGTGCGATATGGCTACGATCCGGAGATCACGGTGGACATCTTCTCGGGCCCCTCGCTGGCTTTCTGTCCGGAGGGGGAGGCGGTGCGGGTGGAGTTCCTCCCCTGGCATCGGGCGTGGAGCCACTCGCTGGTGCTGGCGGCTGCCCTGGGGACGGGCGTGGGGATGTGGTGGGGGTGGTGGCCGGGGGTGATGGTGGGGCTGGGGTATGCGTTGCACATCCTGGAGGACCAGCTGGGGTGGATGGGGAGCAACCTGTTCTGGCCCTTCACCCGTCGTCGGATCCCGGGGCTGCGCTGGATGCGGAGTGTGGATCCGTGGCCCAACTTCAGCGTGGTCTGGCTGAGCCTGATCCTGATGCTGTGGAACCTGGATCGCTTCGCGGGGGCGCCGCATCTGCCGGCGGGTTTCCCGTTGCTGGGGTTGCTGATGCCGCTGCTCATATGGGCTGTCCGTCGTCATCCCGCCCTTCGCCTCCCGGAGGCCCCTGAGGAGGAAGGGGAACCCGAACCCTAA
- a CDS encoding glycosyltransferase translates to MILFLAPELPDPPNKGGSIRAFHVLRRLARLGPVVVLALSERPGPPPPSWQALAHEIRLFPWRPRPLSVRLRQLLTSSRPDLAFRYRTRALVEGLEELLARGPVDLILIEGLEMAWAVEEMLARPPGSRPFLLLDELNAEYRLQERLFRADQRDPRRWIGALYSGIQARRLRRYEAWVVRGVDAVIAVSEPDARDLHALGMARMPVVAPNGVDTAFFRPEAVPPAPLPEPAFVFTGSMDYRPNIDAALWLARAVWPRVRAVLPAARLFLVGRRPAPAVRALGEIPGVEVVGEVPDVRPYLAAATVYVAPLRAGGGTRLKVLEAMAMGRAIVSTPMGCEGLTVRDQEHVWLADGEAFAEAMIALATDEARRRQLGEAARRLAVARYDWEQTLAPLEALVRPLLQQ, encoded by the coding sequence GTGATCCTGTTCCTGGCCCCCGAGCTCCCGGATCCCCCCAACAAGGGAGGTTCCATCCGGGCCTTCCACGTGTTGCGTCGGCTGGCCCGGCTGGGACCGGTGGTCGTGCTCGCCCTCTCGGAGCGACCCGGGCCGCCGCCGCCCTCCTGGCAGGCCCTGGCCCACGAGATCCGGCTGTTCCCCTGGCGCCCGCGTCCCCTCTCGGTCCGGCTGCGCCAGCTGCTGACCTCCTCGCGGCCCGATCTCGCCTTTCGTTATCGGACCCGCGCCTTGGTGGAAGGGTTGGAGGAGCTCCTGGCCCGGGGCCCGGTCGACCTCATCCTCATCGAGGGGCTGGAGATGGCCTGGGCGGTGGAGGAGATGCTCGCGCGCCCGCCGGGATCCCGCCCCTTCCTCCTCCTGGACGAGCTGAACGCCGAATACCGGCTGCAGGAACGGTTGTTCCGAGCGGATCAGCGGGATCCGCGGCGGTGGATCGGGGCGCTCTATTCGGGGATCCAGGCCCGGCGGCTCCGCCGCTATGAGGCCTGGGTGGTGCGCGGCGTGGACGCGGTGATCGCGGTCTCGGAGCCCGACGCCCGGGATCTCCATGCCCTGGGGATGGCCCGCATGCCGGTAGTGGCGCCCAATGGGGTGGACACCGCGTTCTTCCGGCCCGAGGCCGTCCCGCCGGCTCCGCTCCCGGAGCCGGCCTTCGTGTTCACCGGGTCGATGGACTACCGGCCGAACATCGACGCGGCCCTCTGGCTGGCCCGGGCCGTCTGGCCTCGGGTGCGAGCGGTCCTCCCCGCGGCGCGCCTGTTCCTGGTCGGCCGGCGCCCGGCTCCGGCGGTGCGCGCCCTGGGGGAGATCCCGGGCGTGGAGGTGGTCGGGGAAGTGCCCGATGTGCGGCCGTATCTGGCCGCCGCGACGGTCTATGTGGCGCCCCTGCGGGCCGGCGGGGGGACCCGCCTCAAGGTCTTGGAGGCCATGGCGATGGGGAGGGCCATCGTCAGCACCCCGATGGGGTGCGAGGGGCTAACGGTGCGGGATCAGGAGCACGTGTGGCTGGCCGACGGGGAGGCGTTCGCCGAGGCGATGATCGCCTTAGCCACGGATGAAGCCCGTCGCCGGCAGCTGGGGGAGGCGGCGCGCCGCCTGGCCGTCGCCCGTTACGACTGGGAACAGACCCTGGCGCCCCTTGAGGCCCTCGTCCGCCCCCTTCTTCAGCAGTAG
- a CDS encoding glycosyltransferase family 4 protein — MIRIGLDARLLAYRREGIARYILELAARLPQVIHDPDVRLVIFQSRKDPNTWAAGPQVRVAHAWTPPHHRWEQRVWPLEVGLRRVALLHSPDFIPPFSGPFRKVITIHDLHFLKYPDFMTAESRRYYAGQIERAAAVADHIIAVSQTTRADLIAHLGVPEDRITVIYEGASAVCRPLPPEQVRETLGRLGLEPGYILFVGAWEPRKNIPMLLRAYARLRERRPNAPPLVLAGRRGWLYQEILEWPHRLHIADHLRWIEGPDDQTLAVLYNGAAFLAFPSLYEGFGLPALEAMACGTPVVVSDRGALPEVVGEAGMVLPAEDEARWAEAMEALLEDAAQRERMRRQGLERSAAFSWDRAAAETWAVYRRVLGR; from the coding sequence ATGATACGGATTGGATTGGACGCTCGGTTGCTGGCGTATCGACGGGAAGGCATCGCCCGTTACATCCTGGAGCTGGCCGCCCGACTCCCCCAAGTCATCCACGACCCCGACGTCCGCCTGGTGATCTTCCAGAGCCGTAAGGACCCCAACACCTGGGCCGCTGGGCCTCAGGTGCGGGTCGCCCATGCCTGGACCCCTCCGCATCATCGCTGGGAGCAGCGCGTGTGGCCGCTGGAGGTGGGCCTGCGGCGGGTGGCCCTGCTCCACAGCCCGGACTTCATCCCCCCGTTCTCCGGGCCTTTCCGGAAGGTCATCACCATCCACGACCTACATTTCCTGAAGTATCCGGACTTCATGACCGCGGAGAGCCGACGCTATTACGCCGGACAGATCGAGCGGGCGGCGGCCGTGGCCGATCACATCATCGCCGTCTCTCAGACCACCCGGGCGGATCTCATCGCTCACCTGGGGGTTCCGGAGGACCGGATCACGGTGATCTACGAGGGGGCCAGCGCCGTGTGCCGCCCGCTCCCCCCGGAACAGGTGCGGGAGACTCTGGGGCGTCTGGGCCTGGAGCCGGGATATATACTGTTCGTGGGGGCGTGGGAGCCCCGGAAGAACATCCCGATGCTGTTGCGGGCGTATGCCCGGCTGCGGGAGCGCCGCCCGAATGCCCCGCCCCTGGTGCTGGCCGGCCGGCGGGGCTGGCTGTATCAGGAGATCCTGGAATGGCCCCACCGCCTGCACATCGCCGATCATCTGCGCTGGATCGAGGGGCCGGACGATCAAACCCTGGCGGTCCTCTATAACGGGGCGGCCTTCCTGGCCTTCCCCTCGCTGTATGAAGGCTTCGGCCTGCCGGCCCTGGAGGCTATGGCCTGCGGCACCCCGGTGGTGGTCAGCGACCGGGGGGCGCTGCCCGAGGTGGTGGGGGAGGCGGGGATGGTCCTGCCCGCCGAAGATGAAGCGCGCTGGGCCGAAGCCATGGAGGCGCTCTTAGAGGACGCGGCGCAGCGGGAGCGGATGCGCCGCCAGGGGCTGGAGCGGTCCGCCGCCTTCTCCTGGGACCGCGCCGCCGCCGAGACCTGGGCGGTTTACCGCCGCGTCCTCGGCCGTTAA
- a CDS encoding histidine kinase N-terminal 7TM domain-containing protein has protein sequence MARTDPLDLIIQINFVIVAALLIAAFSLLVYLLAYYFQSRSARGAAWLLASVSIVYLGDLVLFFVADPRSAEPWLRLQWLGIAIAPAAYAHLTDALLERTGSFSPWRRWAVRGAYALAFLWFLLALSSDLLVHDGTADGRAFHLWAGPLFPLFLIYFIGGVGWGIVNAWRVRQRTLISTHRRRMTYLALTMIAPAVGVFPYLLLAGRTLPAYPLVFWGMVGISNLFIGTMLFGMVYAVAYVDVLVPDRVVKQRWITYLLRGPVLATLVALVMFGVSRLSHALGLPLALLLPLAAVGTIVSYELLSDGIRPLFEWLFLRRDVSELARMRRLSEAMITARDLRQFLEGILALICETLRSPTGFVVRRTPEGIEPVAAFGDIAHASIEATLAEVEPSSNGPVRTDGFWVWPLRSRAEGILLGAIAVAAPPSEVSPEVLHEVLPVWIARAAAALEDRLIQERALQALEQVAEEARRLRWAEGEPSARSLIEHPEFITWVRDALAHYWGGPRLLQSPLLQLRVVQQAMEAHDGNPIRALRAVLAEAIERLRPDGERKLTAPEWLLYNLLELRFLQGRKVREIAQRLALSESDLYRKQRAAIEAVAMVLAEMERRAARSTEEEPSLPPRAPHPARGGGREIPPEEDGAPR, from the coding sequence ATGGCTCGAACAGATCCGCTCGACCTGATCATCCAGATCAACTTCGTCATCGTCGCCGCGCTGCTCATCGCCGCCTTCTCCCTGCTGGTCTACCTGCTCGCTTATTACTTCCAGAGCCGGAGCGCCCGGGGGGCGGCGTGGCTGCTGGCCTCGGTCTCTATCGTCTACCTGGGCGATCTGGTCCTCTTCTTCGTGGCCGATCCCCGGTCCGCGGAGCCGTGGCTCCGGCTGCAATGGCTGGGCATCGCTATCGCCCCGGCGGCCTATGCGCATCTGACCGACGCCTTGCTGGAGCGGACCGGCTCCTTCTCCCCGTGGCGCCGCTGGGCGGTCCGAGGGGCCTACGCCCTGGCCTTCCTCTGGTTTCTGCTCGCCCTGTCGAGCGATCTCCTGGTTCACGACGGGACGGCGGATGGCCGGGCCTTCCATCTGTGGGCGGGCCCCCTCTTTCCCCTCTTTTTGATCTACTTCATCGGAGGGGTGGGCTGGGGGATCGTGAACGCCTGGCGGGTCCGGCAACGGACGCTGATCTCCACCCATCGGCGGCGGATGACCTACCTGGCCCTCACGATGATCGCCCCCGCTGTCGGGGTCTTCCCCTATCTGCTTCTGGCCGGGCGGACCCTCCCGGCTTACCCCCTGGTCTTCTGGGGGATGGTGGGGATCAGCAACCTGTTCATCGGGACGATGCTGTTCGGTATGGTCTACGCCGTCGCCTATGTGGATGTGCTGGTGCCGGATCGGGTGGTCAAGCAGCGCTGGATCACCTACCTGCTGCGCGGGCCGGTCCTGGCCACCCTGGTGGCCCTGGTGATGTTCGGGGTCAGCCGGCTGAGCCACGCCCTGGGGCTGCCCCTGGCGCTTCTCCTCCCCTTGGCGGCGGTGGGGACCATCGTGAGCTATGAGCTGTTGAGCGACGGGATCCGCCCCCTTTTCGAGTGGCTGTTCCTGCGGCGGGACGTCTCGGAGCTGGCGCGGATGCGCCGGCTGAGCGAGGCGATGATCACCGCCCGGGATCTGCGACAGTTCCTGGAGGGGATCCTGGCCCTGATCTGCGAGACCCTCCGCTCGCCCACCGGGTTCGTGGTGCGTCGCACCCCGGAGGGGATCGAGCCGGTGGCCGCCTTCGGCGACATCGCGCATGCCTCCATCGAGGCCACTCTGGCGGAGGTGGAGCCCTCCTCGAACGGGCCGGTGCGGACGGACGGCTTCTGGGTGTGGCCCCTGCGGAGCCGGGCGGAAGGGATCCTCCTGGGGGCCATCGCCGTGGCCGCTCCGCCCAGCGAGGTCTCCCCGGAGGTCCTCCACGAGGTCCTCCCCGTCTGGATCGCCCGGGCCGCCGCCGCCCTGGAGGACCGGCTGATCCAGGAGCGGGCGCTGCAGGCCCTGGAACAGGTGGCCGAGGAGGCCCGCCGCCTGCGATGGGCGGAGGGGGAGCCTTCTGCCCGCTCTCTCATCGAACATCCAGAGTTCATCACCTGGGTCCGGGACGCCCTGGCGCACTACTGGGGTGGTCCCCGGCTGCTCCAGAGCCCCCTGTTGCAGCTGCGGGTGGTGCAGCAGGCGATGGAGGCCCACGACGGCAACCCCATCCGCGCCCTGCGGGCCGTGCTGGCCGAGGCCATCGAGCGGCTCCGCCCGGATGGCGAGCGGAAATTGACAGCGCCGGAGTGGCTGCTCTACAACCTGCTGGAGCTGCGGTTCCTTCAAGGTCGCAAGGTCCGCGAGATCGCCCAGCGCCTGGCCCTGAGCGAGTCGGACCTCTACCGCAAGCAGCGGGCGGCCATCGAGGCGGTGGCCATGGTCCTGGCGGAGATGGAACGCCGGGCTGCCCGCTCGACGGAGGAAGAGCCCTCCCTGCCCCCGCGCGCGCCGCATCCGGCCCGGGGCGGAGGCCGGGAGATCCCACCGGAGGAGGATGGAGCGCCCCGATGA